In Arthrobacter sp. StoSoilB5, one genomic interval encodes:
- the sufB gene encoding Fe-S cluster assembly protein SufB: MTDQLAEKAVADGTVISEILEKNPELHGIGNYEYGWADKNDVGANARRGLDEEVVRDISSKKNEPEWMLDLRLKGLKYFDRKPMPTWGADLSGIDFDNIKYFVRSTEKQAATWEDLPEDIRNTYEKLGIPEAERSRLVSGVAAQYESEVVYHQIREDLEAQGVIFLDTDTALREHPEIFQEYFGTIIPVGDNKFASLNTAVWSGGSFVYVPKGVHVDIPLQAYFRINTENMGQFERTLIIADEDSYVHYIEGCTAPIYTSDSLHSAVVEIIVKKGARVRYTTIQNWSNNVYNLVTKRAICEEGATMEWIDGNIGSKVTMKYPAVYLVGEHAKGETLSIAFAGEGQHQDTGSKMVHIAPNTKSSIISKSVARGGGRAAYRGLVQVREGAKHSANTVRCDALLVDTISRSDTYPYIDIREDDVVMGHEATVSRVSEEQLFYLMSRGMPEDEAMAMIVRGFIEPIARELPMEYALELNRLIELQMEGSVG; encoded by the coding sequence ATGACGGACCAACTAGCAGAGAAAGCGGTAGCTGACGGCACTGTGATCTCGGAGATTCTGGAGAAGAATCCCGAACTGCACGGTATCGGAAACTACGAGTACGGCTGGGCCGACAAGAACGACGTAGGCGCGAACGCCCGTCGTGGCCTCGACGAGGAGGTTGTCCGCGACATCTCCTCGAAGAAGAACGAGCCCGAATGGATGCTCGATCTGCGGCTCAAGGGCCTGAAGTACTTCGACCGTAAGCCCATGCCAACCTGGGGCGCAGACCTCTCGGGCATCGACTTCGACAACATCAAGTACTTCGTGCGTTCCACCGAGAAGCAGGCGGCAACGTGGGAAGACCTTCCCGAGGACATCCGCAATACGTACGAGAAGCTCGGCATTCCCGAAGCTGAGCGCAGCCGCCTCGTCTCCGGCGTGGCAGCCCAGTACGAGTCCGAGGTTGTCTACCACCAGATCCGCGAAGACCTGGAAGCCCAGGGCGTTATCTTCCTGGACACGGACACCGCTCTGCGGGAACACCCGGAAATCTTCCAGGAATACTTCGGCACCATCATTCCCGTCGGCGACAACAAGTTTGCTTCGCTGAACACAGCGGTATGGTCCGGTGGATCGTTCGTGTACGTGCCCAAGGGCGTGCACGTGGATATCCCGCTCCAGGCTTACTTCCGTATCAACACGGAGAACATGGGCCAGTTCGAGCGCACCCTGATCATCGCCGATGAGGACTCCTACGTTCACTACATCGAAGGTTGCACGGCTCCGATCTACACTTCGGACTCCCTGCACTCCGCCGTTGTGGAGATCATCGTGAAGAAGGGCGCCCGCGTCCGCTACACGACCATCCAGAACTGGTCCAACAACGTGTACAACCTGGTCACCAAGCGTGCCATCTGCGAAGAGGGCGCCACCATGGAATGGATCGATGGCAACATCGGCTCCAAGGTGACCATGAAGTACCCGGCCGTTTACCTGGTGGGCGAACACGCCAAGGGTGAAACCCTGTCCATCGCCTTTGCCGGCGAGGGCCAGCACCAGGACACGGGCTCCAAGATGGTGCACATCGCACCCAACACCAAGAGCTCCATTATTTCAAAGTCGGTTGCCCGCGGCGGAGGCCGTGCGGCTTACCGCGGCTTGGTCCAGGTCCGCGAAGGTGCAAAGCACTCGGCCAACACGGTCCGTTGCGATGCCCTCCTGGTAGACACCATTTCCCGTTCGGACACGTACCCGTACATCGACATCCGCGAGGATGACGTTGTCATGGGCCACGAGGCCACCGTTTCCCGCGTCAGCGAAGAGCAGCTCTTCTATCTGATGTCCCGCGGCATGCCTGAGGACGAGGCCATGGCCATGATCGTGCGCGGCTTTATCGAGCCGATCGCCCGTGAGCTGCCCATGGAATATGCCCTTGAGCTGAACCGCTTGATTGAACTGCAGATGGAAGGGTCCGTCGGTTAA
- a CDS encoding helix-turn-helix domain-containing protein, producing the protein MPSKRHAAAAEAFAPLHALPDAEDRTRDRVLGAVLENGPVSAAELGDLLGFTPAAVRRHLDHLERSGVIEVKRVAKAGAGAGRPARRYVLSSQGQSKLGDDYLNIASSALRRLQEIAGEDAVREYAEERFSEMERRYAPEVAAAGQDITARALALSKALSRDGYVASAHSIEAKAPLPAEFSSVQLCQGHCPIQQLAAEFPVFCDSETKVFSRLVGVDVRRLSTLAQGGHVCTTHIPTGRPAATVPHSTAVQSGNPYQESNNQQERP; encoded by the coding sequence ATGCCCTCAAAGCGGCATGCTGCAGCAGCCGAGGCCTTCGCGCCTTTGCATGCGCTGCCTGACGCGGAAGACCGCACAAGGGACCGCGTCCTTGGCGCAGTTTTGGAGAACGGCCCCGTCAGTGCTGCTGAGCTGGGCGATCTTCTTGGCTTCACGCCTGCAGCGGTTCGCCGCCACCTGGATCACCTGGAGCGGAGCGGCGTGATCGAAGTCAAGCGCGTCGCCAAGGCAGGAGCCGGCGCCGGACGCCCTGCGCGCCGCTATGTCCTGAGTTCACAAGGCCAATCGAAGCTTGGCGATGACTACCTGAACATCGCCAGTTCCGCGCTCCGGCGACTCCAGGAGATTGCCGGCGAGGATGCAGTCCGCGAATATGCGGAGGAGCGCTTCTCTGAAATGGAGCGTCGATACGCACCGGAAGTCGCGGCTGCCGGGCAGGACATCACCGCCCGCGCCTTGGCCTTGTCCAAGGCCCTGAGCCGTGACGGTTACGTAGCCTCTGCCCATTCCATTGAGGCCAAAGCCCCTCTGCCCGCAGAGTTTTCCAGTGTCCAGCTGTGCCAGGGACATTGCCCCATCCAACAGCTCGCAGCGGAATTCCCGGTCTTTTGCGACAGCGAGACCAAGGTCTTTTCCCGCTTGGTGGGCGTCGATGTCCGGCGTCTTTCAACCCTGGCGCAAGGCGGGCACGTCTGCACCACCCACATACCTACCGGGCGACCAGCTGCCACGGTGCCTCACAGCACCGCAGTGCAGTCCGGGAACCCGTACCAGGAATCAAACAACCAGCAAGAAAGGCCGTGA
- a CDS encoding ABC transporter ATP-binding protein, translated as MRSTDSPVLTIDGLIKDVGPLASLDGKMLRVVSGLSMAAERGRITALLGANGAGKTTTLECAQGLQKRTGGSISLLGADPDTAGADLRSRVGVMLQDGGLPPSARPVPLLRHVAGMYRNPMDVDALVERLGIAQFSRTSVRRLSGGQKQRVALAAALVGNPEVLFLDEPSAGLDPHSRQVVFDLIAELRDAGMGIILTTHLMDDAERLADYVYIIDGGHNVAEGTVADLLRHDHSADTAITDRTLFFDAPAGLEFKGVLRAGLQVLETRPGSYSITGALGPADLAALTAWWAEREIMPASLRLEARSLEDVFLDISGRDLR; from the coding sequence GTGCGATCCACCGATTCCCCTGTCCTCACTATAGACGGACTCATTAAGGATGTAGGCCCCCTGGCCTCCCTTGACGGCAAAATGCTCCGGGTTGTCAGTGGGCTGTCCATGGCGGCTGAACGAGGCCGGATTACGGCCCTCCTTGGAGCCAACGGCGCCGGCAAGACCACCACGCTTGAGTGTGCACAAGGTCTGCAGAAACGGACCGGGGGGAGCATCTCCCTCCTGGGCGCGGACCCGGATACGGCCGGCGCTGACTTGAGGTCCCGCGTAGGCGTCATGCTCCAGGACGGCGGCCTCCCGCCGTCGGCCCGTCCCGTCCCCCTCTTGCGTCATGTTGCCGGCATGTACCGGAATCCCATGGACGTCGATGCGCTCGTGGAGCGCTTGGGCATTGCCCAGTTCAGCCGCACCAGCGTACGGCGCCTGTCAGGCGGCCAAAAGCAGCGCGTGGCCCTGGCTGCAGCCTTGGTAGGTAACCCGGAAGTCCTCTTCCTTGACGAGCCCAGCGCTGGACTGGATCCGCATTCGCGTCAGGTGGTGTTCGATCTCATTGCTGAACTGCGCGACGCCGGCATGGGCATCATCCTCACGACGCATTTGATGGACGACGCCGAACGCCTGGCTGACTACGTCTACATCATCGACGGCGGACACAACGTCGCCGAGGGAACGGTCGCCGACCTCCTACGGCACGACCATTCTGCCGACACCGCTATTACTGACCGGACCCTGTTCTTCGATGCACCGGCCGGACTCGAGTTTAAAGGCGTCCTTCGCGCAGGTTTGCAAGTCCTTGAAACCCGTCCTGGCAGCTACTCCATCACAGGTGCCCTGGGGCCCGCCGATCTTGCCGCCTTGACCGCTTGGTGGGCGGAACGCGAAATCATGCCAGCGTCACTGAGACTCGAGGCGCGCAGCCTCGAAGACGTTTTCCTGGACATCTCCGGAAGGGACCTCCGATGA
- a CDS encoding ABC transporter permease, translated as MSKLLSPNAGPASLPRRILQQGRYETITMLRNGEQLILAIVLPLLAMAGLTVTPLLDGLGGSRIDVATPGILALCAMSTAFTGQGIATGFDRRYGVLRFLSTTPLGRGGLIAGKVLAVLVVLFLQVLVVAAVAGLLGWQPRPEAWLPGIGLLILGAAAFTALGLLVAGTVRPEATLAITNLLWILLGALGGIVVPAERLPALAQGIVHFLPSGALGQALRDAFLLGVVPLPAVMVLLLWTVLAGAAAIRWFKWN; from the coding sequence ATGAGCAAACTACTGTCCCCAAACGCCGGACCTGCTTCCCTGCCCCGCCGTATTCTGCAGCAGGGCCGTTACGAGACCATAACGATGCTCCGCAACGGCGAGCAATTGATTCTCGCAATCGTCCTGCCGTTGCTGGCCATGGCCGGCTTGACCGTTACGCCCTTATTGGATGGCCTTGGCGGCTCCCGCATAGACGTCGCCACGCCTGGAATCCTCGCCCTATGCGCCATGTCCACAGCCTTTACGGGGCAAGGCATAGCCACAGGATTTGACCGCCGCTACGGAGTCCTGCGGTTCCTGTCCACTACTCCCCTGGGGCGCGGTGGGCTGATTGCGGGCAAGGTCCTGGCGGTGCTCGTGGTGCTGTTCCTGCAGGTACTGGTGGTGGCCGCCGTCGCTGGACTGCTGGGCTGGCAGCCACGGCCAGAGGCCTGGCTCCCGGGCATAGGCCTGCTGATTCTCGGAGCAGCCGCGTTTACGGCCTTGGGCTTGCTGGTGGCAGGAACTGTGCGGCCCGAAGCCACCCTTGCCATCACCAACCTGCTATGGATCCTGCTGGGAGCACTGGGCGGCATCGTCGTTCCGGCAGAACGGCTCCCCGCTTTGGCTCAGGGGATCGTGCACTTCCTTCCATCCGGTGCACTGGGACAGGCGTTGAGGGATGCTTTCCTGTTGGGCGTCGTCCCCCTCCCGGCCGTAATGGTCCTCCTGCTGTGGACCGTGCTTGCCGGCGCCGCAGCCATCCGCTGGTTCAAGTGGAACTGA
- a CDS encoding COX15/CtaA family protein — MSTASRLPKTVQRFTSKLPTEVNRTIRRLAVLSLIGQTVLVVTGGAVRLTASGLGCPTWPRCTSDSLVNTPEMGIHGFIEFGNRMLTFALAAVAALMLVYLWNLRRERRDLFLLALGLLASIPAQAVIGGVTVLSGLNPWVVGLHFLVSMALVVFATLLVNRAYGRTGRFMDRSLPALPAIVRPVMMAVAVFSAIAVMLGVVVTGAGPHAGDADAPRNDLDWDLFSHIHAVPAYLITAGTLFAVYLVIRHKIGGPFRTAAWLLLGVTVLQAIIGFTQYYNGIPALLVGAHMLGAALLMSASTNAADTAKYSPAK; from the coding sequence GTGAGTACGGCATCCCGCCTTCCGAAAACTGTTCAGCGGTTCACCTCCAAGCTGCCAACGGAGGTCAACCGCACCATCCGCCGACTCGCAGTGCTCTCGCTCATTGGGCAGACGGTCCTCGTGGTCACTGGCGGCGCGGTCCGCCTAACCGCCTCCGGACTTGGGTGCCCGACTTGGCCGCGTTGCACCAGCGACTCATTGGTGAATACGCCCGAGATGGGTATCCACGGCTTCATCGAGTTCGGCAACAGAATGCTGACTTTCGCCTTGGCCGCGGTTGCCGCGCTCATGCTGGTGTACTTGTGGAACCTGCGCAGGGAACGCCGCGATCTCTTCCTTCTGGCACTTGGCCTCTTGGCGAGCATCCCCGCCCAGGCTGTCATCGGCGGCGTAACAGTTCTCTCCGGCCTGAACCCCTGGGTCGTCGGGCTTCACTTCCTGGTGTCAATGGCCCTCGTGGTCTTCGCCACCTTGCTCGTCAACCGTGCTTACGGACGCACTGGACGCTTCATGGACCGGTCCCTGCCCGCGCTTCCCGCGATTGTCCGGCCCGTCATGATGGCCGTTGCTGTATTCTCCGCCATCGCGGTCATGCTGGGCGTGGTTGTGACCGGCGCAGGTCCGCACGCCGGCGACGCCGATGCTCCCCGAAACGACCTCGATTGGGACCTCTTTTCACACATTCACGCCGTGCCGGCCTACCTCATCACCGCGGGAACATTGTTTGCCGTCTACTTGGTGATCCGCCACAAGATAGGTGGACCGTTCCGCACCGCTGCATGGTTGCTGCTGGGTGTCACAGTGCTCCAGGCCATCATCGGGTTCACGCAGTACTACAACGGAATTCCCGCACTTCTCGTGGGTGCGCACATGCTTGGAGCAGCCCTGCTGATGAGCGCATCCACCAACGCGGCCGACACCGCTAAATACAGCCCGGCCAAGTAG
- a CDS encoding heme o synthase, whose protein sequence is MTAAVSTTDTPLNASPARGNIGISRKFKAYLALTKPRVIELLLVSTLPTMIFAQRGFPSIGLILATLVGGAFAAGSAGVFNCYIDRDIDKLMHRTEKRPLVTGEVTPREAIVFAWILGAASIAILWFGANPLSAWLGLGAIVFYVVIYTMILKRRTAQNIVWGGAAGCFPVLIAWAAVTNTVEWPAVVLFMVIFLWTPPHYWPLSMRYGEDYRNAKVPMLGAIAGAKVVSVQVVLYAWAMVACSLLMIPVGGAGWVYSIAAVAAGAWFLYESHALYKRAQGGDVSNKGAMKVFHGSISYLTLLFIALAVDPFIGSPIIGG, encoded by the coding sequence GTGACTGCCGCCGTGAGCACAACTGATACGCCCCTCAACGCGTCCCCGGCCCGGGGAAACATCGGAATCTCCCGTAAGTTCAAGGCGTATCTGGCTCTGACCAAGCCCCGTGTGATCGAACTGCTCCTGGTTAGTACCCTCCCCACCATGATTTTTGCCCAGCGGGGCTTCCCGTCCATCGGGCTGATTCTGGCAACACTCGTGGGTGGTGCTTTCGCCGCAGGCAGCGCCGGCGTGTTCAACTGCTACATCGACCGCGACATCGACAAATTGATGCACCGCACCGAAAAGCGTCCCCTTGTTACCGGGGAAGTCACCCCGCGCGAAGCCATTGTGTTCGCTTGGATCCTCGGCGCGGCTTCGATCGCGATCCTCTGGTTCGGGGCGAATCCGCTGTCCGCGTGGCTGGGGTTGGGTGCAATCGTCTTCTACGTGGTCATCTACACCATGATCCTCAAGCGCCGCACCGCACAGAATATCGTCTGGGGCGGCGCGGCCGGCTGCTTCCCAGTGCTCATCGCCTGGGCCGCGGTCACCAATACTGTCGAGTGGCCCGCCGTCGTTCTCTTCATGGTCATTTTCCTGTGGACACCCCCGCACTACTGGCCGCTGTCCATGCGCTACGGCGAGGATTACCGCAACGCCAAGGTGCCCATGCTTGGCGCAATTGCCGGGGCAAAGGTCGTCTCTGTCCAGGTGGTCCTGTACGCCTGGGCCATGGTTGCCTGCTCGCTCCTGATGATTCCCGTGGGCGGTGCAGGCTGGGTCTACTCAATCGCCGCCGTCGCTGCCGGTGCATGGTTCCTCTATGAGAGCCACGCACTCTACAAGCGCGCACAAGGTGGCGACGTCTCCAACAAGGGCGCCATGAAGGTCTTCCACGGCTCCATCAGCTACCTGACGCTACTGTTTATCGCGTTGGCCGTGGACCCGTTCATCGGATCACCGATCATCGGCGGCTAG
- the tkt gene encoding transketolase, with the protein MPHLEEQELSWTDLDQKAVDTVRVLAADAVEKVGNGHPGTAMSLAPAAYLLFQKLMRHDPKNPDWIGRDRFVLSPGHTSLTLYIQLFLSGYGLELKDLEALRTWGSLTPGHPEYKHTAGVEITTGPLGQGLASAVGFAYSQRRQRGLFDADAPAGESPFDHTIWVIASDGDLQEGVTSEASSLAGHQELGNLVVIYDENHISIEDDTDIAFTEDVLKRYEAYGWHTQRVDWTKTGDYVEDVQELYSALLAAKAETNKPSIISLRTIIGYPAPKKQNTGKIHGSALGAEEVAALKTVLGFDPAKSFDVDEEVLAHARKVLDRGAESRAAWQSSFEAWQSANPDAAALLERVEAKKLPVGIDAALPVFEAGKDVSTRAASGKVLNAIGPVLPELWGGSADLAESNNTTIEGSPSFIPASRSTEAWKGNPYGRVLHFGIREHAAASIVNGISLHGRTRAFSGTFLIFSDYQRPAIRLGALMGVPSLYVWTHDSIGLGEDGPTHQPVEQLASLRAIPGLDVVRPGDANEVSAAWKAMLENHENPAGIVLTRQNIPTYARGEGTAAGDTFGSTAGVAKGGYVLAEASKDGETVDAQVILIGTGSEVQLAVAAREALQAEGIATRVVSMPCVEWFNKQDEAYRESVLPTDVKARVSVEAGLALGWKEFVGDAGRSVSLEHFGASADYKRLFQEFGITAEAVAAAAKDSLAGLSA; encoded by the coding sequence GTGCCACATTTGGAAGAGCAAGAACTGTCATGGACCGATCTGGACCAGAAGGCTGTTGACACCGTCCGCGTGTTGGCCGCCGACGCCGTGGAGAAGGTTGGAAATGGCCACCCCGGCACGGCAATGAGCTTGGCACCGGCAGCGTACCTGCTGTTCCAGAAGCTGATGCGCCATGACCCGAAGAACCCTGACTGGATTGGCCGTGACCGGTTTGTCCTGTCCCCGGGACACACCTCATTGACCCTCTACATTCAGCTGTTCCTCTCCGGATACGGCCTGGAACTGAAGGATCTTGAGGCTCTGCGTACCTGGGGTTCGCTGACTCCGGGCCACCCCGAGTACAAGCACACCGCCGGCGTGGAAATCACCACCGGCCCGCTGGGCCAGGGCCTTGCGTCGGCTGTCGGTTTCGCTTACTCCCAGCGTCGCCAGCGCGGCCTGTTCGACGCCGATGCTCCCGCTGGCGAGTCGCCGTTCGACCACACGATCTGGGTTATCGCTTCCGACGGCGACCTGCAGGAAGGCGTGACGTCCGAGGCGTCCTCGCTGGCAGGCCACCAGGAACTGGGCAACCTCGTGGTGATCTACGACGAGAACCACATCTCCATCGAGGACGACACCGACATCGCTTTCACCGAGGATGTCCTGAAGCGCTACGAGGCTTACGGCTGGCACACCCAGCGCGTTGACTGGACCAAGACCGGCGACTACGTCGAAGACGTCCAGGAGCTCTACTCCGCACTCCTCGCAGCGAAAGCAGAGACGAACAAGCCGTCGATCATTTCGCTGCGCACCATCATTGGCTACCCGGCCCCGAAGAAGCAGAACACCGGCAAGATCCACGGTTCTGCCCTGGGTGCCGAGGAAGTTGCCGCACTGAAGACCGTGCTCGGTTTCGACCCGGCCAAGTCCTTCGACGTTGACGAAGAGGTCCTGGCGCACGCCCGCAAGGTCCTTGACCGCGGCGCCGAGTCCCGTGCCGCATGGCAGAGCTCGTTCGAGGCCTGGCAGTCCGCCAACCCGGACGCCGCTGCCCTGCTTGAGCGTGTCGAAGCCAAGAAGCTTCCCGTCGGCATCGACGCCGCTCTCCCCGTATTCGAAGCCGGCAAGGACGTTTCCACCCGTGCGGCCTCGGGCAAGGTCCTCAACGCCATCGGACCCGTCCTGCCGGAGCTCTGGGGCGGTTCCGCCGACCTCGCCGAGTCCAACAACACCACCATCGAAGGCTCGCCCTCGTTCATTCCGGCCTCGCGTTCCACCGAAGCCTGGAAGGGCAACCCCTACGGCCGCGTTCTGCACTTCGGTATCCGCGAGCACGCAGCCGCCTCGATCGTGAACGGCATCTCCCTGCACGGCCGCACCCGTGCTTTCTCGGGCACGTTCCTGATCTTCTCCGACTACCAGCGCCCGGCCATCCGCCTGGGTGCCCTGATGGGCGTTCCGTCCCTGTACGTGTGGACGCACGACTCCATCGGCCTCGGCGAAGACGGACCCACGCACCAGCCAGTGGAACAGCTCGCATCCCTGCGCGCCATCCCCGGCTTGGACGTGGTCCGCCCCGGCGACGCCAACGAGGTCTCCGCGGCATGGAAGGCCATGTTGGAGAACCACGAGAACCCTGCCGGCATTGTGCTGACCCGACAGAACATCCCCACCTACGCCCGCGGCGAAGGCACTGCAGCGGGCGACACCTTTGGTTCCACCGCTGGTGTGGCCAAGGGCGGTTACGTCCTGGCCGAGGCTTCCAAGGACGGCGAAACCGTTGACGCCCAGGTCATCCTGATCGGCACCGGCTCCGAGGTCCAGCTCGCCGTTGCAGCCCGCGAAGCACTCCAGGCTGAAGGCATCGCCACCCGCGTTGTTTCCATGCCGTGCGTGGAATGGTTCAACAAACAGGACGAGGCCTACCGCGAGTCCGTGCTCCCCACGGATGTGAAGGCACGCGTTTCCGTCGAAGCCGGCCTCGCACTGGGCTGGAAGGAATTCGTCGGTGACGCCGGCCGTTCGGTCTCCCTTGAGCACTTCGGTGCCTCGGCAGACTACAAGCGGTTGTTCCAGGAATTCGGCATCACGGCCGAAGCCGTTGCCGCCGCCGCAAAAGACTCCCTCGCAGGCCTGAGCGCCTGA
- the tal gene encoding transaldolase gives MTSTPTQQLSDAGVSIWLDDLSRNRLETGTLQKLIDEKNVVGVTTNPSIFHAAITTGTDYDATIAAQAAAGASVEETIFEITTTDVADACDLFAPIAAATNGVDGRVSIEVDPRLAWDTEATIAEAKHLYGKVNKDNVHIKIPATLEGLEAITATLAEGISVNVTLIFSLERYRAVINAFQSGLEQAKDNGHDLSKIHSVASFFVSRVDSEIDKRLNAIGTDEAKALKGKAGVANARLAYQVYEELFSTERWAVLSEAGALPQRPLWASTGVKDPAYPDTLYVTELVAAGVVNTMPEKTLDATFDHGVVTGDTITGTYEDANETLNALEALGVSYNDVVALLESEGLEKFVASWKELLADVEGALATARKAS, from the coding sequence ATGACCAGCACCCCCACGCAGCAGCTCTCCGACGCCGGCGTTTCCATCTGGCTCGATGACCTTTCCCGCAACCGCCTGGAGACGGGCACGCTGCAGAAGCTCATCGACGAAAAGAACGTCGTCGGTGTGACCACCAACCCGTCCATCTTCCACGCCGCCATCACCACCGGCACGGACTATGACGCCACGATCGCCGCCCAGGCCGCAGCCGGTGCCAGCGTCGAAGAGACCATCTTCGAGATCACCACCACCGATGTCGCCGATGCCTGCGATCTTTTCGCACCGATCGCTGCGGCCACCAACGGTGTGGACGGCCGCGTGTCCATCGAGGTGGATCCCCGCCTTGCTTGGGACACCGAGGCCACCATTGCTGAGGCCAAGCACCTTTACGGCAAGGTCAACAAGGACAACGTCCACATCAAGATCCCGGCAACCCTGGAAGGCCTGGAGGCCATCACGGCAACCCTGGCCGAGGGCATCAGCGTCAACGTGACCCTGATCTTCTCCCTGGAGCGGTACCGCGCCGTCATCAACGCCTTCCAGTCCGGCCTGGAGCAGGCCAAGGACAACGGCCACGACCTCTCCAAGATCCACTCCGTGGCTTCGTTCTTCGTCTCCCGCGTGGACTCCGAGATCGACAAGCGCCTGAACGCCATCGGCACCGATGAAGCCAAGGCGCTCAAGGGCAAGGCTGGCGTCGCGAATGCACGCCTGGCCTACCAGGTCTACGAAGAGCTGTTCTCCACCGAGCGCTGGGCCGTGCTGTCCGAAGCCGGCGCCCTCCCCCAGCGTCCGCTGTGGGCGTCCACTGGCGTCAAGGACCCGGCCTACCCTGACACCCTGTACGTGACGGAACTCGTCGCTGCCGGCGTGGTCAACACCATGCCGGAGAAGACGCTTGACGCTACGTTTGACCACGGCGTGGTCACCGGCGACACCATCACCGGCACGTACGAAGACGCCAACGAGACCCTCAACGCCCTGGAGGCACTCGGTGTTTCCTACAATGACGTCGTAGCGCTGCTCGAGTCCGAAGGCCTCGAGAAGTTCGTGGCCAGCTGGAAGGAACTCCTGGCCGACGTCGAAGGCGCCCTCGCCACCGCACGGAAGGCTTCCTAA
- a CDS encoding glucose-6-phosphate isomerase → MSTISYDASGAAQQAIAQNISSLVDDHVATRIFAKDHTLWGPEAESESAIRLGWVEAAAVSQPLVDGILELRDALRAEGVSRIVLCGMGGSSLAPEVIAGTAGVELTVLDSTDPEQVSAALTDRLAETAIVVSSKSGSTVETDSQRRVFEKAFNDAGIDAKRRIIIVTDPGSPLDKASREAGYRAVFNADPNVGGRFSALTAFGLVPCGLAGVDIQAFLDEAEEAAEILNEDSEDNIGLALGIALGGTNPLRNKIVIAEDGSGIVGFADWAEQLIAESTGKLGTGVLPVVAGPDCPEALNGAEDVLVVRLVSADADVELRENEVAIAGGLASQMFLWEFATAVAGRLLGINPFDQPDVEAAKVAARGLLDARPEPTPAAFTDGAVEVRGGDWLGNAGTASEAMQALLAQLGTDGYLSVQAYLDRISHAPLEGIRDELAAVSGRPVTFGWGPRFLHSTGQFHKGGPAIGVFLQITAASSLDLEIPDRPFTFGELIAAQASGDAQVLEGHGRPVLRLHLTERAAGVAQLQEVVAALAGQASALES, encoded by the coding sequence ATGAGCACAATCAGCTACGACGCCAGCGGTGCCGCGCAGCAGGCCATCGCCCAGAACATCTCCAGCCTTGTAGACGACCACGTCGCCACGAGGATTTTCGCCAAGGACCACACACTGTGGGGTCCTGAAGCGGAGTCCGAATCGGCCATCCGTCTGGGCTGGGTTGAGGCTGCCGCCGTATCGCAACCTTTGGTGGACGGCATTCTCGAACTTCGTGATGCTCTCCGCGCCGAGGGCGTCTCCCGCATTGTCCTTTGTGGCATGGGTGGCTCCTCTTTGGCTCCCGAGGTCATCGCCGGCACCGCCGGCGTCGAGCTGACTGTGCTGGACAGCACAGACCCTGAGCAGGTAAGCGCTGCTTTGACGGACCGGCTGGCCGAGACCGCAATTGTCGTCTCCTCCAAATCGGGTTCGACGGTTGAGACAGATTCCCAGCGCAGGGTGTTCGAGAAAGCCTTCAACGACGCCGGCATCGACGCCAAGAGACGCATCATCATCGTCACCGACCCGGGATCGCCGCTGGACAAGGCTTCCCGCGAAGCAGGCTACCGCGCCGTCTTCAACGCCGATCCCAACGTCGGGGGCCGGTTCTCTGCCCTCACCGCGTTCGGTCTGGTCCCTTGCGGCCTGGCCGGCGTCGACATCCAGGCTTTCCTGGACGAGGCAGAGGAGGCCGCCGAGATCCTTAATGAGGATTCCGAAGACAACATTGGCTTGGCTTTGGGCATTGCCCTCGGCGGTACCAACCCGCTGCGCAACAAGATCGTTATTGCCGAGGATGGTTCCGGCATCGTCGGCTTTGCCGATTGGGCCGAGCAGCTCATCGCTGAATCCACGGGCAAGCTCGGCACAGGTGTGTTGCCTGTTGTTGCAGGACCGGATTGCCCCGAGGCCCTCAACGGGGCCGAGGATGTCCTGGTGGTTCGGCTGGTAAGTGCGGACGCCGACGTCGAACTTCGCGAAAACGAAGTTGCCATCGCAGGTGGCCTCGCTTCCCAGATGTTCCTCTGGGAATTCGCGACCGCTGTAGCAGGACGCCTCCTGGGCATTAACCCGTTTGACCAGCCCGACGTCGAGGCTGCCAAGGTGGCCGCGCGCGGACTGCTGGATGCCCGCCCTGAACCCACGCCAGCGGCCTTCACCGACGGCGCTGTGGAAGTTCGAGGCGGCGACTGGCTGGGCAATGCCGGCACTGCATCCGAAGCCATGCAGGCCCTTCTGGCCCAGCTCGGCACGGATGGCTACCTCAGTGTCCAGGCCTACCTCGACCGCATCTCCCACGCACCCCTTGAAGGCATCCGCGACGAACTCGCCGCAGTCTCCGGCCGTCCGGTAACTTTCGGATGGGGCCCGCGCTTCCTGCATTCCACAGGCCAGTTCCACAAGGGCGGTCCGGCTATCGGAGTGTTCCTTCAGATCACGGCAGCATCCTCCTTGGATCTCGAGATCCCTGACCGCCCCTTCACCTTCGGGGAGCTCATTGCTGCACAGGCCTCGGGCGATGCCCAGGTCCTGGAAGGCCATGGGCGTCCCGTGTTGCGCCTGCACCTCACCGAGCGTGCTGCCGGCGTGGCCCAGCTCCAGGAAGTCGTCGCTGCACTGGCCGGCCAGGCCAGCGCACTCGAAAGCTAA